One window of the Nocardia huaxiensis genome contains the following:
- a CDS encoding glycosyltransferase, with product MADRSGPLLSVVIPVLNEAGVIEETLRRLVAQDGVDEIIVVDNGSEDGTAEVVRHIAEAYPQVELIHQPQRGIPSARNAGFDKARGEIIARTDADTIVAADWAVTIRDFLAENPETAAVTGLCTYHDSPIGFFLKSGQWLMIRAGQMGGRVGNMYGPNMAIRREAWEQVREDTQVRADVAEDLDLAICLLKKGLRIDQLVNMRAQTSARRRRTSPRKQWEFQMVGLRTLRDHGAQPRAVDKFIVSCAWATHTLQWPLYRFWDFNRRRFSFRPGVERISAIGR from the coding sequence ATGGCGGATCGATCTGGGCCGCTGTTGTCGGTTGTGATTCCGGTTCTCAACGAGGCCGGGGTGATCGAGGAAACGCTGCGGCGGCTGGTGGCGCAGGACGGCGTTGACGAGATCATCGTGGTGGACAACGGGTCCGAGGATGGGACTGCGGAGGTGGTGCGGCACATTGCTGAGGCTTATCCGCAGGTGGAGTTGATTCATCAGCCGCAGCGGGGGATACCGTCGGCTCGGAATGCTGGGTTCGACAAGGCTCGGGGGGAGATCATCGCTCGGACCGATGCGGACACGATTGTGGCCGCGGACTGGGCGGTGACGATCCGGGACTTCCTTGCGGAGAATCCGGAGACGGCTGCGGTGACCGGGCTGTGTACGTATCACGATTCGCCGATCGGGTTCTTCCTGAAGTCGGGGCAGTGGTTGATGATTCGGGCCGGACAGATGGGTGGCCGGGTCGGGAACATGTATGGGCCGAATATGGCGATTCGGCGGGAAGCCTGGGAGCAGGTTCGGGAGGACACGCAGGTTCGGGCCGATGTCGCAGAGGATTTGGATCTCGCAATCTGCTTGTTGAAGAAGGGGTTGCGGATCGATCAGCTGGTGAACATGCGGGCGCAGACCTCGGCTCGGCGGCGGCGGACCAGTCCACGGAAGCAGTGGGAGTTTCAGATGGTGGGGCTACGCACGCTCCGCGATCACGGGGCTCAGCCGCGGGCTGTGGACAAGTTCATCGTCTCGTGCGCTTGGGCCACGCACACCCTGCAGTGGCCGCTCTATCGGTTCTGGGACTTCAATCGGCGGCGGTTCTCGTTCCGGCCTGGGGTGGAACGGATTTCGGCTATCGGGCGGTGA
- a CDS encoding EndoU domain-containing protein: MPSSPTEKLAAPAWVSRQGGWLSSLKPDGVEGNSAAGGQIINHDGQTAASVVQTYARVRNVQSLRAGVSEISRQASPVSGPSMYYDGIPAAPSEPVPAQDPLPAPPTQPSTHQQPQVAKPIDGPLPSQPNPAPAPAQPNMPEVQPVDQKPKQDGPIPASPGQQAQPVVPAPAPVAVPAEGQPWQSAPNTTSEVVVGSGGQTIDSTVQTENGPVEVRARAEADGTYVWTAFPDGSHSFTFIPAGGTNQTTYTVPPGGDPATGATSVTIGDGKGNWVTDGVSPDGTPVRTVVEKQPDGVTYHETTITPGGSATKAYRPGNPEFSTPWVVRELDSNGYGYELDDRGRWEISPGADGKSLYTMLDSSGNTIATEEFARNGDLLSFSSANPDQRIVGMSLADARSKARDDFNKYFTSKYTTMSPDKLKDDPGLFARAQLIKVLDSLNADPNALVTIVHDGKNNLVMASFAGPNQVERVSIPLEKLGQTLVFDRHPDGQITDLDGNKMVFVDGVILRFTKSGEFILPPDVGTGIAHTSNRDYADGSVRDRKVQWADSTLYDYKEIPVPAGAPNNYKYYKVAGDRGLLVGDANHMWWATRPGEMLTIGDHLWRTALDVALIVGPSIAGRAISGAIGALRAAPRIRVGDFFQSAATPPVGSLPTRMVPGSAAPAVALPAAPKPAVPATSKGIAGQPRSIAFWPHAREATTVPPAIMRGLKSGPAVSAASSHTMFPRLGQVGAPAPHMPTQVPAAARTNSLVRTDASIAAQVRKVIFEAEVTTMIAAADRQAVTAVSRSGGQVVRASTPNGAGGAGMPRGSAGSPANVGGAGNPRGSGGSGTSGPPGKGPGGHGSGRFDPEDPGGIAEALILGERPASSVPPGLRTEVADQLAQRSGVPGEALEHVLFGEVKGAMPQGWHLLDEAMPDRAIMPRTLRTRPDGAVNAKVTMRDGTGQWLEKAGITHTFFPRGWTVQDVVEAGRLLLEATPKRGKVKVVYKGVRVVGLLARGKLSTFFPGG; encoded by the coding sequence ATGCCGAGTTCTCCGACCGAGAAACTTGCCGCACCCGCCTGGGTTTCTAGGCAGGGCGGATGGCTGTCCAGTCTGAAACCAGATGGCGTAGAAGGCAATTCCGCAGCAGGCGGTCAAATCATCAATCACGACGGACAGACCGCAGCGTCTGTGGTGCAGACGTACGCGCGAGTCCGCAACGTCCAATCCCTGAGGGCCGGCGTCTCCGAAATCTCGCGCCAGGCATCTCCTGTCAGCGGTCCGTCCATGTACTACGACGGCATCCCGGCCGCCCCGAGCGAGCCAGTACCCGCACAGGATCCATTGCCTGCACCCCCGACTCAACCATCGACGCACCAGCAACCACAGGTTGCCAAGCCGATCGACGGACCGTTGCCATCGCAGCCGAATCCGGCTCCGGCTCCGGCTCAACCGAATATGCCGGAAGTGCAGCCGGTCGACCAGAAACCGAAGCAGGACGGTCCAATTCCCGCTTCGCCAGGTCAGCAGGCGCAGCCGGTGGTTCCGGCGCCAGCCCCGGTGGCGGTTCCCGCCGAAGGTCAGCCCTGGCAGAGCGCCCCGAACACGACGAGCGAGGTCGTTGTCGGCAGTGGCGGGCAAACGATCGACAGCACGGTGCAGACCGAGAACGGGCCGGTCGAGGTTCGCGCCAGGGCCGAGGCGGACGGCACGTACGTCTGGACTGCCTTCCCTGATGGTTCGCATTCATTCACGTTCATTCCCGCGGGCGGCACCAACCAGACCACCTACACGGTGCCGCCCGGTGGCGATCCGGCGACCGGCGCTACCTCGGTAACGATCGGAGACGGCAAAGGCAACTGGGTCACCGACGGCGTGAGTCCGGATGGGACACCGGTACGCACAGTCGTAGAGAAGCAACCTGACGGCGTCACCTATCACGAGACCACGATCACGCCGGGTGGCTCTGCTACCAAGGCATACCGCCCGGGAAACCCGGAATTCAGTACGCCATGGGTGGTCCGCGAGCTGGACAGCAACGGTTACGGGTACGAGCTCGACGATCGCGGTCGCTGGGAAATTTCACCCGGCGCCGATGGAAAGAGCCTCTACACGATGCTCGATTCGTCCGGAAATACGATCGCGACCGAAGAGTTCGCGCGGAATGGCGACCTGCTCTCCTTCTCTTCTGCCAATCCCGACCAGAGAATTGTCGGCATGTCTTTGGCGGATGCCCGCTCGAAGGCCAGAGACGACTTCAACAAGTATTTCACATCCAAGTATACGACAATGAGCCCCGACAAATTGAAGGATGATCCGGGGCTTTTTGCGAGAGCGCAGTTGATCAAGGTTCTGGATTCTCTGAATGCCGATCCGAATGCTCTGGTCACCATAGTCCATGACGGAAAGAACAACCTCGTCATGGCATCGTTCGCGGGTCCGAATCAGGTCGAACGCGTATCCATACCGCTGGAGAAACTGGGTCAGACGCTCGTTTTCGACCGGCACCCTGATGGGCAGATCACAGACCTCGACGGCAACAAGATGGTTTTCGTCGACGGTGTCATTCTCCGGTTCACAAAATCTGGAGAGTTTATTCTGCCGCCGGACGTCGGTACGGGTATAGCGCATACAAGCAATCGAGATTATGCAGATGGTTCTGTGCGGGACAGGAAAGTCCAGTGGGCAGATTCCACCCTGTACGACTATAAGGAAATACCGGTTCCTGCGGGTGCGCCGAACAACTACAAATACTACAAGGTGGCGGGTGACCGCGGTCTTCTCGTCGGCGACGCAAACCATATGTGGTGGGCAACCCGACCCGGCGAAATGCTGACCATCGGCGACCACTTGTGGCGCACGGCTCTCGATGTCGCGTTGATAGTGGGCCCGAGTATCGCCGGCCGGGCAATCAGCGGTGCCATCGGGGCACTCAGGGCAGCTCCCAGGATCCGAGTCGGCGACTTCTTCCAATCCGCGGCAACTCCACCAGTCGGATCTCTCCCGACGCGAATGGTGCCCGGTTCCGCCGCACCGGCCGTAGCGTTGCCGGCGGCGCCGAAGCCCGCGGTACCAGCAACGTCGAAAGGTATTGCGGGACAGCCGCGTTCGATCGCTTTCTGGCCGCATGCGCGTGAGGCAACCACCGTGCCCCCCGCCATCATGCGCGGATTGAAAAGTGGCCCAGCCGTTTCCGCTGCGAGCTCGCACACGATGTTCCCTCGTCTCGGACAGGTCGGCGCACCGGCACCGCACATGCCCACCCAGGTTCCGGCTGCGGCCCGCACCAACAGCTTGGTGCGTACAGACGCGAGTATCGCCGCGCAGGTTAGGAAGGTCATCTTCGAGGCTGAGGTGACCACGATGATCGCAGCCGCCGACCGTCAAGCGGTGACGGCGGTCAGCCGTTCCGGAGGGCAGGTTGTCAGGGCGAGCACTCCAAATGGTGCCGGCGGAGCGGGTATGCCGCGCGGTTCGGCCGGTTCTCCGGCGAATGTTGGAGGTGCGGGAAACCCGCGTGGTTCGGGCGGTTCCGGCACCTCCGGTCCCCCAGGTAAAGGGCCGGGCGGTCATGGGAGCGGTCGTTTTGACCCGGAGGACCCCGGTGGGATCGCGGAGGCCCTCATTCTGGGCGAGCGTCCCGCGTCAAGTGTGCCGCCGGGATTGCGAACTGAGGTCGCCGATCAACTGGCTCAGCGCTCGGGGGTACCTGGTGAGGCATTGGAGCATGTTCTATTCGGTGAGGTAAAAGGCGCTATGCCACAAGGCTGGCATCTGCTGGACGAGGCCATGCCCGACCGTGCGATCATGCCTCGCACACTCCGAACCCGCCCAGATGGCGCAGTCAATGCGAAGGTGACCATGCGCGATGGAACTGGCCAATGGCTGGAAAAGGCGGGTATCACCCATACCTTCTTCCCTCGGGGCTGGACGGTGCAGGATGTAGTTGAGGCCGGTCGCCTTCTTTTGGAGGCGACGCCGAAGCGTGGCAAGGTCAAGGTTGTTTACAAAGGTGTAAGAGTTGTTGGTCTGCTTGCAAGAGGCAAGCTGTCGACCTTCTTTCCTGGAGGATGA
- a CDS encoding N-acetylmuramoyl-L-alanine amidase, producing MSWTGDPIWLADILREAGLRVIEHEGWRARGHGDFADIRGVLCHHTAGGGENDWRIVQYGRPDLEGPLAQLVLERDGTYRVIAAGVCWHAGRGSWPGWPANNANYHTIGIEAVSRGDGTDWTPAQLDAYKRGCAAILRRLDRTAADCVAHREYSTEGKIDPAGIDMAAFRRDVQALIDEEDAPMSAAEVKQIQDFIAGFCGPIGSDVKDIREQLCGQSQRDTGEYAGWPQLDNLTVVDALADIRTRLARLER from the coding sequence ATGTCATGGACAGGTGACCCCATCTGGCTCGCGGACATCCTGCGCGAAGCGGGCCTGCGAGTCATCGAACACGAGGGCTGGCGCGCCCGCGGCCACGGCGACTTCGCCGACATCCGCGGCGTGCTCTGCCACCACACCGCGGGCGGCGGCGAAAACGACTGGCGAATAGTCCAGTACGGACGCCCAGACCTCGAAGGCCCACTGGCCCAGCTGGTCCTGGAACGAGACGGCACCTACCGTGTCATCGCCGCCGGCGTCTGCTGGCACGCCGGCCGCGGCTCCTGGCCCGGCTGGCCTGCCAACAACGCCAACTACCACACCATCGGCATCGAGGCCGTCTCCCGAGGAGACGGAACCGACTGGACCCCAGCACAACTCGACGCCTACAAACGCGGCTGCGCGGCCATCCTGCGCCGCCTCGACCGCACCGCCGCCGACTGCGTCGCCCACCGCGAATACAGCACCGAAGGCAAGATCGACCCCGCCGGCATCGACATGGCCGCCTTCCGCCGCGATGTCCAGGCCCTCATCGACGAAGAGGACGCACCCATGAGCGCAGCAGAAGTCAAACAAATCCAAGATTTCATCGCCGGTTTCTGCGGCCCGATCGGCAGTGACGTGAAGGACATCCGCGAACAGCTCTGCGGCCAATCCCAGCGCGACACAGGCGAATACGCCGGCTGGCCGCAACTGGACAACCTCACCGTGGTCGACGCCCTGGCCGACATCCGCACCCGCCTCGCCCGCCTGGAGCGATAG